In Desulfoferula mesophila, the genomic window CATGGCGCCTTGCTTGACCATGGTGAAGGGATCGGTAATGGCCACCGCGCCGTTGCAGGTTATGTCCTTGCCCAGGGCCGCCGAGCCCGCGTTGAAGGCGCTGAGTCCGGTGACGAAGCGAATCTGTTCGGTGGGGAACACGTCCTTGAGCCAGCGCCAAGAGCCGTAGACCATGGGGTCGCCCCAATCCAGGACGGCCACGCTCTTGCCTTGCTTCAGTTGCTCCCGAATGAGCCGGGCGGAGTCGCTGCTCTGTTGCCGGTCCATATGCCGCGCCTTGGCGTCCTTATGGGCCTCCATCTTCTTTTTCAGGGGCTTGTCATGGGCCGCGGCCATGGGGTCGAAGATAACGGGTTTGCCCACCAGGTAAGGGGCATAGCGTTTCTGGATGTCCTTGGGCGCCACCAGCACGTCGGCCTGGGCCAGAGCGTCCAGGGCCTCCAGGGTGAGCAGGTCGGTGTCGCCGCAGCCCATGCCGATGACGCTCAGGCGGGGACGCGGGGCCAGGCGCACCATTTGGATCTTCGCGGCGGCCTTGACCCAGCGGTCCGCCCAAAGATCGTCGGGCAGGATAAGCGCGAAGCGCCCGTTGTCCTTAAGGGGCTTGCCGTCGATCTGGTCGGCGACCAGGATGCGCCGCCCCAGGGGGCCGCGATAAAGCTCGCCCCAGGAAACCAGGGAGGCGTAACCGTCCGGCGCGCTGACCACCAGGGCGCTCTGGTCGTCGCCGCTGATCTTGAAATGCTCCAGCAACTCGGCCAGGGCCACCCCGCTATATTGAGGACGCCCATGATAGCCCTTGCCCTCGCCCACCTGGTTTACCAGGACGGTGGTCCTGGGCAGGGCCGGCAGCTTGTCCAGTGTCTGCTCCTTGCCGTCGGCTCCCACGAGGCTGATCGTGGGGGAGTAGAGAGTCTTGGGCCTGGGGCCCTGGGGAATGTCCACCGGCTCCACCACCCGCAGGGAGACCACGTTCTCCAGACAACGGTCGGCGGCGAAATCGCTGGTCAGCACCAGCTTGGGCAGGCCCACCTTGCGGTCGAGCTGCTCGAGCAGGTCCTGGTAAACGTCCGGCTCGTGGCAGGACTTGCAGTTCTTCTTGGGCCGCACCGGGGTGTAGGCAAGGGCCAGCACGGCCTCGCCGGGGTTGCGGTAGAAGATTTCGCCCCAACTCAGGGTTACTTGGCGGCCCTGGGCGTTTTTTACCACCACCGCCAAGTCGGTTGACTTGTTGAAGCCGTGACCGTCTTTGCCAATCTGGGCCAGCTCCAAAACGTCGCGCAGGGGCACCCCTTGCAGCCAGAAGCATCCGTGAAAAGAGCCGTCGTTATTGATGTCGTTGTATTTGACCCGCGCCTGGTTGAGGCGAGCGAGGTCCTCGATGCTCAGGCGTAGCGGCTGCTTTACCAGGCCGCTCACCGTAAGCACGGGGCCCGCGACCTTGGCGGCCACGCCGGCGGTCGCGGCGGCGAGAAATATCACTAAAATACTAGCCAAAATAGTTAGCTTGCGCATGGTGGGTATCCCAGTTACTGATTGGCGAATGCGTAGATCATTGGTGGCATATGTCAAAGAAGACACGCATGTCATAAAAGACATATGTTGTTATTTATGTCAATATAAAAGCCCCTTAACTTCGCGCAGCAAAGGACGGCACGGTGAACGACGGGCACCGGGAATTGCGACGCAGCCTGGGTACCTTCAGCGCGGCCATGATCATCGTGGCCAACATGGTGGGCACGGGCATTTTCACGGCCAGTGGTTTCATCCTGGCCCAGACGGCCAGCCCCGTACTTTTCATGTCCTGCTGGCTGGCCGGCGGAATGATCGCCCTGGCCGGAGCCCTGAGCTACGCCGAGCTGGGGGCGCGCTATCCCCAGGCCGGCGGTGAATACGTTTTCCTGCGCCAGAGCCTGGGCCCCCTGTGGGGCTTCCTGTCGGGCTGGATATCGTTGGTGGTGGGCTTCTCCGCCCCCATCGCCGCGGCGGCGGTGGCCGGAGCGGGCTATCTTTTGCGGGCCTGGCCCCAGGCGGCGGGCTGGTCCCTGCCCCTGGGCGTGGGTGGCCTGTCCCTTTCGGTGGAGACCCTGGCGGCCCTGGCTCTCTTGTTGGGCTTCACCCTGCTGCACGCGGCCAGCCTGCGGGTGGGTGTGCGGGTGCAAAACCTGCTCACTGGCTTCAAGCTGGTGGTCCTGACGGGCCTCATCGCCGCGGGCCTGGGCGCCTGGGACGGTCAGGGCCTTTGGGGCCAAAGCCTGGCCGCGTCCGGCTCGCCCGCCTCCCGGATGGCCGTCGCCCTGGTCTTCGT contains:
- a CDS encoding SAM-dependent methyltransferase, which encodes MRKLTILASILVIFLAAATAGVAAKVAGPVLTVSGLVKQPLRLSIEDLARLNQARVKYNDINNDGSFHGCFWLQGVPLRDVLELAQIGKDGHGFNKSTDLAVVVKNAQGRQVTLSWGEIFYRNPGEAVLALAYTPVRPKKNCKSCHEPDVYQDLLEQLDRKVGLPKLVLTSDFAADRCLENVVSLRVVEPVDIPQGPRPKTLYSPTISLVGADGKEQTLDKLPALPRTTVLVNQVGEGKGYHGRPQYSGVALAELLEHFKISGDDQSALVVSAPDGYASLVSWGELYRGPLGRRILVADQIDGKPLKDNGRFALILPDDLWADRWVKAAAKIQMVRLAPRPRLSVIGMGCGDTDLLTLEALDALAQADVLVAPKDIQKRYAPYLVGKPVIFDPMAAAHDKPLKKKMEAHKDAKARHMDRQQSSDSARLIREQLKQGKSVAVLDWGDPMVYGSWRWLKDVFPTEQIRFVTGLSAFNAGSAALGKDITCNGAVAITDPFTMVKQGAMLKDLAAKGATVVVFMAMPRFSQVMQALQAAYPPETPAAVVYRAGMQTQQIVKCRLDQVVDKNKDRERWLGVVYVGPCLR